A portion of the Coraliomargarita parva genome contains these proteins:
- a CDS encoding GH1 family beta-glucosidase, with protein MKLEFPDDFTWGASSSSYQVEGAWDADGKGLSIWDIFVERENTIWRGQHGRVACDHYHQFKEDVALMAQMGIAAYGFSISWPRVMPDGTGRLNEAGLSFYEALVDELLAHGIEPWVTLFHWDLPYELFLRGGWLNRSIPGWFADYTKVIVDRLSDRVSHWITMKDPQCFIGLGYHSGRHAPGHKLGMRDALLAGHHALLAHGRSVQAIREYAKLPPMVGWSPSCSVYRPATDSMDDVNAAREATSAVYPKALWNTRWWSDPVILGGYPEEGLRVYGNAVPKVPEADFGVMKQPIDFYGCNIFQAPPVQMGKDLQPVASELEPGEAISTYGWTQNPNCLYWGPRFIYDMYKLPLVITENGCSTLDRVSLDGGVHDSNRVDFMVGNLLCLQRAMSEGVDVRGYFHWSLTDNFEWQEGYRQRYGLIHVDYTTQVRTLKDSAYCYKEIIGSNGQSLQRHVHSENQPVPFVVKEAMRYIESSISEVFNVKTIAAHLNCHPDFLSRRFKQHTGVSLSAHIRSVRVGHARHLLHNPNVLIGDVADLCGFSDRIHFSKVFKKEMGITPGQYQKRFQDDPGEEMHPAIEIAQNPRSV; from the coding sequence ATGAAACTCGAATTTCCTGATGACTTTACCTGGGGTGCCTCATCCTCTTCCTATCAAGTCGAGGGGGCATGGGACGCCGATGGCAAGGGGCTCTCGATCTGGGATATTTTTGTTGAGCGGGAAAATACGATTTGGCGAGGGCAGCATGGCCGTGTTGCCTGCGACCACTATCACCAGTTCAAGGAAGATGTGGCGCTGATGGCGCAAATGGGGATTGCCGCATACGGATTCTCTATTTCATGGCCTAGAGTCATGCCTGATGGCACCGGCCGGTTGAATGAGGCCGGACTCTCCTTTTACGAAGCCTTGGTCGATGAGTTGCTTGCGCATGGGATTGAACCCTGGGTGACGTTATTCCATTGGGATTTGCCGTATGAGCTGTTTTTGCGTGGTGGTTGGTTGAACCGTTCGATCCCAGGGTGGTTTGCCGATTATACTAAAGTGATCGTGGATCGTTTATCGGATCGGGTGAGTCACTGGATCACGATGAAGGACCCGCAATGTTTTATTGGCTTGGGGTATCATTCCGGTCGGCACGCGCCAGGTCATAAATTAGGTATGCGGGATGCATTGTTAGCTGGGCACCATGCATTGCTGGCTCATGGGCGTTCTGTGCAGGCCATTCGTGAGTATGCAAAACTGCCTCCGATGGTGGGATGGTCTCCCTCTTGTTCCGTCTATCGCCCAGCCACTGATTCAATGGATGACGTGAATGCGGCTCGCGAGGCGACTTCCGCTGTTTATCCGAAGGCATTGTGGAATACTCGCTGGTGGTCCGATCCTGTGATACTGGGCGGCTACCCGGAAGAGGGGTTGAGGGTGTATGGCAATGCGGTTCCCAAAGTTCCTGAGGCCGACTTTGGTGTCATGAAGCAGCCGATTGATTTTTATGGGTGTAACATCTTTCAGGCCCCTCCGGTGCAGATGGGGAAGGATTTACAGCCGGTTGCTTCGGAGTTGGAGCCTGGTGAGGCGATCTCCACATATGGTTGGACGCAGAACCCGAACTGTCTCTATTGGGGGCCGCGATTTATCTATGATATGTATAAGTTGCCACTTGTGATTACGGAAAACGGGTGCTCGACCTTGGATCGTGTCAGTCTCGACGGGGGCGTGCATGATAGCAATCGGGTGGATTTTATGGTCGGCAATCTTTTATGTCTCCAGAGGGCAATGAGCGAAGGGGTCGATGTTCGAGGCTATTTTCATTGGTCTTTAACTGATAATTTTGAATGGCAGGAGGGGTATCGCCAACGCTATGGCTTGATCCATGTCGATTACACGACACAGGTTCGCACGCTGAAGGACTCGGCTTATTGCTATAAGGAGATCATCGGCTCGAATGGACAAAGCCTCCAGCGCCACGTGCATTCCGAAAACCAACCCGTTCCATTCGTGGTGAAGGAAGCGATGCGTTATATCGAGAGCAGCATATCCGAGGTGTTTAACGTAAAAACAATTGCAGCTCATCTGAATTGCCATCCCGATTTTCTCAGTCGACGGTTCAAGCAACACACCGGTGTGAGCTTGAGCGCACATATACGGAGTGTGCGTGTCGGCCATGCGCGTCATTTGCTCCATAATCCGAATGTGCTGATCGGAGATGTAGCCGACTTATGTGGCTTTTCGGACCGTATCCACTTTAGCAAGGTATTTAAGAAGGAAATGGGAATCACCCCGGGGCAGTATCAAAAGCGTTTCCAGGATGATCCT
- a CDS encoding alpha-amylase family glycosyl hydrolase has product MKNNIPDWTRNAVFYEVYPQSFYDTNGDGIGDLEGVIQKLDYIKDLGATAIWLNPFYLSPMRDAGYDVQDYCKVDPRYGSNADAKRLFTEAHSRGLRVIIDFVPGHTSIDHEWFKESSKSTPASPYKNWYIWTDSAWNDGGAPWNQKMIHGYSNRNGNFLVNFFCNQPALNFGFAKIEDDKPWQLPTTHPDVQALWAEMRRILRFWLTMGADGFRVDMADSLIRNDPEHAEIRRFWREVRKDLDPDFPECFFIAEGHPSNLLDGTGFHSAYLHWATGYTQIFRNGGTRNQEGELIEANAYFGRSGTGDFETYLKTWQEQYELTRGKGVITVPTGNHDLTRIATGQKESDLETVFAFQAAWPGIPFIYYGDEIGLRQQSSDNPIHEGHYPARNGARTPMHWDNSENCGFSTCAPHKLYLPVDPTPGNTTVRAQKSDTNSLLQRVRQLNELHKTTSAFAADAPIEILSSGSPGQPLIFIRGEAEERVLCCFQPADKTTSWQLPDSLKTCQLQRLASSQAAPALHADQISAKKPFWAYWTLQSQV; this is encoded by the coding sequence ATGAAAAACAATATCCCCGACTGGACGCGCAATGCGGTATTCTACGAAGTTTACCCACAATCCTTCTACGACACCAATGGCGACGGCATTGGCGACCTGGAAGGCGTCATCCAGAAACTCGACTATATCAAAGACCTTGGAGCCACCGCCATATGGCTCAACCCATTCTATCTATCTCCCATGCGGGACGCCGGCTACGACGTGCAAGACTATTGCAAAGTCGATCCACGCTACGGAAGTAATGCAGACGCGAAACGTCTTTTCACCGAAGCACATTCGCGCGGCCTTCGAGTCATCATCGATTTTGTGCCGGGGCACACCAGCATCGACCATGAGTGGTTCAAGGAATCCTCAAAATCGACACCGGCCTCTCCATACAAGAATTGGTATATCTGGACAGATTCCGCATGGAACGATGGGGGCGCACCATGGAATCAAAAAATGATCCACGGCTATTCCAATCGAAATGGGAATTTCCTAGTTAACTTCTTCTGCAATCAGCCCGCACTCAATTTCGGTTTCGCCAAGATCGAAGACGACAAGCCATGGCAATTGCCCACCACACATCCCGACGTGCAGGCGCTTTGGGCAGAGATGCGCCGAATCCTTCGATTCTGGCTCACGATGGGAGCCGACGGCTTTCGCGTAGATATGGCGGACTCTCTAATTCGAAACGACCCCGAACACGCCGAGATACGACGCTTTTGGCGCGAAGTCCGCAAAGACCTGGATCCCGACTTCCCCGAATGTTTCTTCATCGCAGAGGGGCACCCGTCCAACCTACTCGATGGCACGGGTTTCCATTCCGCATACCTGCATTGGGCAACAGGCTATACGCAAATATTCCGCAATGGAGGCACGCGCAACCAGGAAGGCGAACTCATCGAGGCCAACGCCTACTTCGGCCGCTCCGGCACCGGCGACTTCGAGACTTACCTCAAGACATGGCAGGAGCAATACGAACTTACACGCGGAAAGGGAGTTATCACGGTGCCCACCGGAAACCACGACCTCACTCGTATCGCAACCGGTCAAAAGGAAAGCGACCTCGAAACGGTCTTTGCCTTTCAAGCCGCTTGGCCAGGCATCCCCTTCATTTATTACGGAGATGAAATCGGACTCCGTCAGCAATCCTCCGACAATCCCATCCACGAAGGCCACTACCCCGCCCGCAATGGTGCGCGCACACCCATGCACTGGGACAATTCGGAAAATTGCGGTTTTTCCACCTGCGCACCGCACAAGCTCTACTTACCCGTCGACCCTACCCCCGGAAACACCACCGTCCGTGCCCAGAAATCGGATACAAACAGCCTGCTCCAACGAGTTCGCCAGCTCAACGAACTGCACAAGACGACATCTGCTTTTGCCGCCGACGCACCCATTGAGATTCTCAGCTCCGGCAGCCCGGGGCAGCCGCTAATCTTCATTCGAGGTGAAGCGGAAGAACGGGTGCTCTGTTGCTTTCAGCCTGCCGACAAAACAACAAGCTGGCAACTGCCCGATAGCCTGAAGACCTGCCAACTACAGCGACTCGCTTCCAGTCAGGCAGCACCCGCGCTTCATGCAGATCAAATCAGTGCCAAGAAACCATTCTGGGCCTATTGGACGCTACAGTCGCAAGTCTGA
- a CDS encoding sulfatase-like hydrolase/transferase: MSQPNVLIFFTDQQRADTCGCYGQALDVTPQLDRMAQEGVVFNHAMSMQPVCGPARASLMTGQYPTRTGCFRNAIGLAPHMKTMAHAMSGAGYETAYIGKWHLSSHRDSGDPERPDVDSRSSPVPPGGRGGFDDFWLASDVLEFTSTGYSGHMFAGDGSKREFPVGGYRADVQTDWVLEYLENRSTQKPFFLVTSYIEPHHQNSSGHYEGPHGSKERWKDFAVPGDLVDTEGDWREEYPDYLGCCEALDQGLGRVRSKLQELGELENTVIIYLADHGSHFKTRNGEYKRSCHDSSLHVPLVISGPGFTGGQRIDPCVSLIDVPRTVLSLGGAKLIPDMDGRDLGEIVGGCDDWPDEVFYQISESEVGRGIRSLQWKYYVHALDLDPYNDSASDVYHEACLYDLKNDPYERNNLVESPAHVELRAELAKRLIRRMVAAGEAAPEIRPKRSLAQ, from the coding sequence ATGTCACAACCCAATGTTCTCATTTTCTTCACCGACCAACAGCGTGCGGATACCTGTGGCTGTTATGGTCAAGCCCTCGACGTCACTCCACAGTTGGATCGTATGGCTCAAGAAGGCGTGGTTTTTAATCATGCCATGTCGATGCAGCCGGTGTGTGGTCCTGCGCGTGCCAGCTTGATGACGGGGCAGTATCCGACACGCACCGGATGCTTTCGCAATGCGATCGGACTCGCGCCTCATATGAAAACGATGGCGCATGCCATGTCGGGGGCCGGCTATGAGACCGCTTACATCGGTAAGTGGCACCTGTCGTCGCATCGGGATAGTGGCGACCCCGAGCGTCCGGATGTCGATTCCCGAAGCTCGCCGGTTCCCCCGGGGGGTCGTGGAGGTTTTGACGATTTCTGGCTCGCTTCGGATGTCTTGGAGTTTACCTCAACCGGATACAGTGGGCACATGTTTGCGGGAGATGGTTCCAAGCGTGAGTTTCCTGTCGGAGGCTATCGTGCGGATGTCCAGACCGATTGGGTTCTGGAATATCTTGAGAACCGGTCGACGCAGAAGCCATTCTTCCTGGTGACGTCTTATATCGAGCCGCATCACCAGAACAGTAGCGGACATTATGAAGGGCCACATGGGTCGAAGGAGAGGTGGAAGGATTTTGCGGTGCCAGGTGATTTAGTCGATACTGAAGGGGATTGGCGTGAGGAGTATCCGGACTATCTGGGCTGTTGTGAAGCCTTGGATCAGGGCCTAGGGCGTGTCCGTTCGAAGCTCCAGGAACTTGGAGAGCTTGAGAATACGGTTATCATCTACCTGGCAGATCACGGATCTCATTTTAAGACGCGAAATGGTGAATACAAGCGCTCTTGTCATGATTCGAGTTTGCATGTTCCACTCGTTATTTCCGGGCCCGGGTTTACGGGAGGGCAACGAATCGACCCTTGCGTGAGCTTGATCGATGTCCCCAGAACCGTTCTGAGTCTGGGAGGCGCGAAACTGATACCTGATATGGACGGGCGTGATTTAGGGGAGATTGTCGGTGGTTGTGACGACTGGCCAGATGAAGTTTTCTATCAGATCAGTGAGTCTGAAGTCGGGCGTGGGATTCGCAGCTTGCAATGGAAATATTATGTCCATGCTCTGGACTTGGATCCGTATAACGATTCCGCGTCCGATGTGTATCATGAGGCCTGTTTGTATGATTTGAAAAATGACCCATACGAGCGAAACAATCTGGTCGAGAGTCCCGCGCATGTTGAACTGCGTGCTGAACTTGCGAAACGATTGATCCGCCGGATGGTTGCGGCCGGTGAGGCCGCACCTGAAATTAGGCCAAAGCGCAGCCTTGCTCAATGA
- a CDS encoding sulfatase: MNKSAVKHLLMIVVDDLRPELNCFGRQKLLTPNIDRLAARSVLYERAYCQFPQCMPSRVSFMSGIRPQEFCNWSNQVCRHGEPTLPLHLKASGMKTVSVGKVYHEPLDDAFAWDELYMDSFMSGPKGGMEHSFHDYQLPENQDRTKVKFKLDYSQWCSAGEMLPPLSECAEAPDDGYVDAQVAKRAMDCIEAHRGDPRGLFLAVGFYRPHLPWVAPKKYWDLYDRDEVDLADNPFFPKDGVGKSDLCDLMHYGDEEVQRLFSDVGRYDDDDFPVLSEAKQRECIHAYWACVSFLDAQVGRLLDVLDAAGMADETAVILCGDNGWHLGEHKLWSKVTNFEESTRVPLLLSVPGRTLETQHTGLVELLDIYPTCCDLLGLELPEHLDGDVLPFDAETPGKPCAYSISWNGKTVLDDRYRLTYYPFEDQNIISGRGQYELFDHECDPAENVNVANDPAYSEVMQRLLEKLQAQASGC, encoded by the coding sequence ATGAATAAATCAGCGGTGAAGCATCTATTGATGATCGTGGTGGATGACCTGCGGCCCGAGCTGAATTGCTTTGGTCGGCAGAAATTGCTTACGCCCAACATCGACCGTCTGGCTGCCCGGTCTGTTTTATACGAGCGGGCGTATTGTCAATTTCCGCAGTGTATGCCTTCGCGTGTCAGTTTCATGAGCGGCATTCGTCCGCAGGAATTTTGCAATTGGTCGAATCAGGTCTGTCGGCATGGCGAGCCCACGCTGCCGCTCCACCTGAAAGCGTCTGGTATGAAGACAGTCTCCGTGGGTAAGGTGTATCATGAACCTCTGGATGATGCCTTTGCGTGGGATGAGTTATATATGGATAGCTTTATGTCGGGGCCGAAGGGGGGCATGGAGCATTCGTTTCACGATTATCAGCTTCCGGAGAACCAAGACAGGACGAAAGTTAAGTTTAAGTTGGACTATTCACAGTGGTGCAGCGCCGGTGAGATGTTGCCGCCGCTTTCGGAGTGTGCGGAGGCTCCGGATGACGGCTATGTGGACGCCCAGGTCGCGAAGCGTGCGATGGACTGTATCGAGGCACATCGAGGGGATCCGCGCGGATTGTTCTTAGCGGTCGGCTTTTATCGTCCACATCTGCCTTGGGTCGCACCCAAAAAATATTGGGATTTGTATGACCGGGATGAGGTCGATTTGGCGGACAATCCGTTTTTCCCGAAAGACGGAGTGGGCAAGTCCGACCTGTGCGATTTGATGCATTACGGGGACGAAGAGGTGCAACGGCTTTTCTCTGATGTCGGCCGTTATGATGACGACGATTTTCCCGTGCTCAGTGAGGCGAAGCAGCGTGAATGCATCCATGCCTATTGGGCCTGTGTCAGTTTTCTGGACGCTCAGGTTGGTCGGCTCTTGGATGTGTTGGATGCTGCGGGTATGGCAGATGAAACTGCTGTGATCCTCTGTGGTGATAATGGCTGGCATCTCGGGGAGCACAAGCTGTGGTCGAAGGTCACTAATTTTGAAGAGTCCACGCGCGTGCCGCTTTTGCTGAGTGTGCCCGGACGGACGCTGGAAACGCAACATACGGGCTTGGTCGAGTTGTTGGATATCTATCCAACTTGCTGCGACCTGCTTGGCTTGGAGCTTCCGGAGCATCTGGACGGTGATGTCTTGCCATTCGATGCGGAGACTCCGGGGAAACCATGCGCCTATTCAATTTCCTGGAATGGGAAGACCGTGCTGGATGATCGCTACCGTCTGACCTATTATCCGTTCGAGGATCAAAACATCATCTCCGGGCGCGGCCAGTATGAGCTGTTCGACCATGAGTGCGATCCTGCGGAGAATGTGAATGTGGCGAACGATCCGGCTTATTCAGAAGTCATGCAACGCCTGCTCGAAAAATTGCAGGCACAAGCGTCCGGATGCTGA
- a CDS encoding GH1 family beta-glucosidase: MNTEDTTGSFPKNFVWGAAAAAYQIEGAWNADGKGPSVWDKFTEQADKVWEGNHGRTACDHYNRYTEDVAHMKTIGLHAYRLSVSWPRVLPKGRGAVNQKGLDFYDRLVDKLLEASIAPWVTLFHWDFPYALELKGGWLAEDSPKWFSDYAKVVVDKLSDRVSNWMTLNEPQCFIGLGHGNGTHAPGLPLELEKQLQAGHNALLAHGMASQTIRANAVLKPKIGWAPVGVSHYPVTDSEEDRQAAINGMNAIYPDSTWNNRWWGDPVVFGEYPEAGLEAYGDKAPKVKAGDFEIIKQPLDFYGCNIYSGIPTRMAADGTHEKAEPVPGEAHTHFLWKVTPDALYWGSKFLAERYKLPIVITENGLSCHDWVALDGKVHDPQRIDFLNRYLLGLERAIQEGVDVRGYFQWSILDNFEWAEGYKHRFGLIHVDYTSQKRTLKDSAYWYRKVIETNGASLHDPSHITPESNSTIASV; this comes from the coding sequence ATGAATACAGAAGATACCACGGGAAGCTTTCCAAAAAATTTCGTTTGGGGTGCCGCAGCCGCAGCCTACCAAATTGAAGGCGCTTGGAACGCCGACGGCAAGGGCCCATCCGTCTGGGACAAATTTACCGAACAAGCAGACAAGGTCTGGGAAGGCAACCACGGTCGAACCGCTTGTGACCACTACAACCGCTACACGGAAGACGTCGCCCACATGAAAACGATCGGGCTGCACGCATACCGGCTCTCCGTCTCCTGGCCTCGCGTGCTCCCCAAGGGGCGCGGCGCAGTCAATCAAAAGGGCTTGGATTTCTATGACCGTCTGGTCGATAAGTTACTGGAGGCATCGATTGCCCCATGGGTTACTTTATTCCACTGGGACTTCCCGTATGCTTTGGAACTTAAGGGCGGTTGGCTCGCAGAAGATAGCCCGAAGTGGTTTTCGGACTACGCAAAAGTCGTCGTGGACAAACTCTCCGACCGCGTCTCCAACTGGATGACGCTGAATGAGCCGCAGTGCTTTATCGGTCTGGGCCACGGCAATGGCACGCACGCTCCGGGCTTACCACTAGAGCTGGAAAAACAACTGCAGGCGGGTCACAATGCACTGCTCGCTCACGGGATGGCTTCTCAGACCATACGAGCCAATGCCGTGCTCAAACCAAAGATCGGCTGGGCTCCGGTCGGCGTAAGCCATTATCCGGTGACGGACTCGGAGGAGGATCGTCAGGCGGCCATCAACGGAATGAATGCAATTTATCCCGACTCCACATGGAATAACCGTTGGTGGGGCGATCCCGTCGTTTTCGGCGAATATCCGGAAGCTGGTCTTGAGGCATACGGAGACAAAGCCCCCAAAGTCAAAGCTGGCGATTTCGAGATCATTAAGCAACCATTGGACTTCTACGGTTGCAATATCTACTCCGGCATCCCAACACGCATGGCTGCCGACGGCACCCATGAAAAAGCAGAGCCTGTCCCGGGTGAGGCACATACCCACTTCCTTTGGAAGGTGACTCCCGACGCACTTTACTGGGGGAGTAAATTCCTCGCTGAGCGCTATAAACTACCCATCGTCATTACCGAAAACGGACTCTCTTGCCACGACTGGGTCGCACTAGACGGCAAAGTGCACGACCCGCAGCGTATCGACTTCCTCAATCGCTACTTGCTCGGGCTCGAACGTGCCATTCAGGAAGGTGTCGATGTTCGAGGATACTTCCAATGGTCCATCCTCGACAACTTCGAATGGGCCGAAGGCTACAAGCACCGCTTTGGCCTGATCCATGTCGACTACACCAGCCAAAAGCGGACGCTAAAGGATTCCGCCTACTGGTATCGCAAAGTCATCGAAACAAATGGCGCATCGCTGCACGATCCATCACACATAACACCCGAATCAAACTCGACAATCGCTTCTGTATAA
- a CDS encoding family 16 glycosylhydrolase, which translates to MKHPDLNHRRIPHLGNRLAQALAIGVITASAMVVHAASLPASAEIYNISQGIAAVKTEQDAQVSLATAGTPGLIVQFPSDKKYPAVNFQSDDGLWDMSAYNAIEVVVVNTGSAPLNLGLRIDNPGNWKEKPWSSTSQKVAPGKTETIVAHFGYTNGKPSYPLDPAKITNVKLLAAKPKPGSELLITSIKAIKANQPIATETTGNSTNRLQLKGSTIFDPAATDIKTLKTSHTEVAIKDTDDAPSLQIDFGSDNAYPAVYFSAPASGWDLSDYAGVEIEITNPGQEPVGVGMRVDNQGPWKDKPWSSKYTRLKPGETKMLQVVFGMNNNNPGYPLDASRITKVQLFTMKPKAPVTILVKELKAFGTPQDIPTAAKTTTAPSSTSGQASTNRPRIQGDLIHLNNTTDLSALETFHSEAVLEEFNEEEYLLRINFKTDVVFPALHFPIPTGGWNLSDYAGVEAEITNPGQEPVGVGMRVDNEGPAKDQPWNSKYTRLKPGETKTLQVVFGMNGNNPGYPLDPTRISKIQLFTMKPKAPVTIQVKNLKAFGSAKAITGRTSGNAYSTIKDLSTPVTPEEWVGQRPPVNGDWVMTFEDNFDGDSLDETKWIKCDDHFSKFFIYQEENSYVEDGVLKLRAEKKSVDGRQYTSGQVESFGNWAQQYGYFEARVKLPTTRGFWPAFWLMPDRFVDGPSDQKSIWIRQSTQWGGMEFDIMEHLCEWGSGRNNVAVHWDGYRDDHKSWGTNQVFFGPTPDGWHYFGMLWEPGKLTWFIDGVKKAEWVNERVGSVPAYMKLSLQLGGWATQDIDMDNIQQTYDIDSVRVWQKQEYIDTPPEQTPLPTDRQAHIDQASKEIERNSNSE; encoded by the coding sequence ATGAAACACCCCGATTTGAATCATAGAAGAATCCCACATCTCGGCAACCGGCTGGCCCAAGCGTTGGCCATTGGCGTCATCACCGCGTCAGCGATGGTCGTACACGCAGCCAGCTTGCCCGCATCCGCCGAGATCTACAACATCTCACAAGGTATTGCTGCCGTAAAAACAGAACAAGATGCCCAAGTGTCACTCGCAACGGCCGGCACCCCCGGTCTCATCGTTCAATTCCCTTCCGACAAAAAATACCCTGCGGTCAACTTCCAAAGCGACGATGGCCTTTGGGACATGTCCGCCTATAACGCGATCGAAGTGGTCGTTGTGAATACCGGCAGTGCTCCGCTCAACCTCGGGCTGCGCATCGACAACCCCGGGAACTGGAAGGAGAAGCCCTGGAGTTCCACGAGCCAAAAAGTCGCCCCGGGGAAGACCGAAACGATCGTCGCTCATTTCGGTTATACGAACGGCAAGCCAAGCTACCCGCTCGACCCAGCGAAGATCACAAACGTCAAACTATTGGCAGCAAAGCCCAAGCCCGGATCGGAATTGCTGATCACTTCGATCAAAGCAATCAAAGCAAATCAACCGATCGCAACGGAAACTACCGGCAATTCGACCAATCGCCTCCAGTTGAAAGGCTCGACCATTTTCGATCCAGCAGCAACCGACATCAAGACACTCAAGACCTCCCATACGGAAGTCGCCATAAAAGACACTGATGACGCCCCATCGCTGCAAATTGATTTCGGCTCAGACAACGCCTACCCTGCGGTTTACTTTTCAGCCCCCGCAAGCGGGTGGGATTTATCCGACTATGCCGGCGTAGAGATTGAAATCACAAACCCCGGGCAGGAACCGGTCGGCGTAGGCATGCGTGTGGATAATCAAGGCCCATGGAAAGACAAGCCCTGGAGCAGCAAATACACCCGCCTCAAACCCGGCGAAACTAAGATGCTGCAAGTAGTCTTCGGCATGAATAACAACAACCCGGGCTACCCGCTCGACGCCTCCAGAATCACGAAGGTCCAACTGTTTACGATGAAACCCAAAGCCCCCGTGACGATCTTGGTGAAAGAACTGAAAGCATTTGGCACTCCACAAGACATACCGACTGCGGCGAAGACAACCACAGCCCCCTCCTCTACCTCGGGACAAGCAAGCACCAACCGGCCACGCATCCAAGGCGACTTGATTCATCTGAATAACACAACGGACCTGAGTGCACTGGAAACATTTCATTCAGAAGCCGTATTAGAAGAGTTCAACGAGGAGGAGTATCTGCTTCGAATTAATTTTAAAACGGATGTCGTTTTTCCGGCCCTCCATTTCCCGATTCCAACGGGAGGCTGGAACCTCTCGGACTATGCAGGCGTCGAAGCAGAAATCACCAATCCGGGGCAGGAACCCGTCGGAGTTGGCATGCGCGTGGACAATGAAGGCCCGGCAAAAGACCAACCTTGGAACAGCAAATACACACGCCTCAAACCCGGCGAGACAAAGACGCTTCAGGTGGTCTTCGGCATGAATGGCAACAACCCGGGCTACCCCCTCGACCCGACCCGCATCAGTAAAATCCAGCTGTTTACAATGAAGCCCAAAGCACCGGTTACAATACAGGTGAAAAACCTGAAAGCATTCGGATCCGCCAAAGCGATCACCGGTCGCACCTCGGGCAACGCATACAGCACGATAAAGGACCTTTCGACTCCAGTCACTCCTGAGGAATGGGTAGGACAGCGTCCTCCGGTCAACGGCGATTGGGTCATGACCTTCGAAGACAACTTTGACGGCGATTCCTTGGATGAAACTAAATGGATCAAGTGCGATGACCACTTCAGCAAATTTTTCATCTATCAGGAGGAGAACAGCTACGTAGAAGATGGCGTGCTCAAACTGCGCGCTGAAAAAAAATCGGTCGATGGCCGCCAATACACCTCGGGACAAGTCGAGTCCTTTGGAAATTGGGCACAGCAATACGGCTACTTCGAGGCACGCGTCAAACTACCGACCACCCGTGGATTCTGGCCGGCCTTCTGGCTGATGCCCGACCGCTTTGTCGATGGCCCGTCCGATCAAAAATCCATTTGGATACGCCAAAGCACTCAATGGGGAGGGATGGAATTTGATATCATGGAACACCTTTGCGAATGGGGTTCCGGACGTAACAACGTCGCCGTGCACTGGGACGGTTATCGGGACGACCACAAAAGCTGGGGCACGAACCAAGTCTTCTTCGGCCCCACTCCGGATGGCTGGCATTACTTCGGTATGCTCTGGGAACCCGGCAAACTCACCTGGTTTATTGACGGCGTCAAAAAAGCCGAATGGGTCAATGAGCGCGTCGGCTCCGTGCCGGCATATATGAAATTGAGCCTGCAACTAGGCGGCTGGGCAACCCAAGACATCGACATGGATAACATCCAACAAACCTACGACATCGACTCCGTCCGCGTCTGGCAAAAACAGGAATACATCGATACGCCCCCCGAGCAGACGCCCTTGCCGACTGACAGACAAGCACACATCGACCAAGCATCTAAAGAGATCGAAAGAAATTCAAATTCCGAGTGA
- a CDS encoding PEP-CTERM sorting domain-containing protein, which yields MIHKKLLLPTGAFILLASAAFSQTTFNSDGTSIFDGANWDNGLPNSGGAGTINGGTGTGSATQSNTWISGSSVTIGGGAVLTLGTDFGATGGTATVNDATVNATDDVFSGTNGTIIFNSGSASSAGDDFQAQGGGGTITIHGGTHTAGDLVGSQSGTNSFNMTGGQITAGNYQLDGDSNSIGGSAVLLSEDGTAVLSMLGATDITSDWTGSWNVGSFSGTAWRDELIGGGWTFDSAAIDGAVFDANFSVSGDGATLSLVPEPSTFGVLIGLFAMTTSAVLRRRK from the coding sequence ATGATTCATAAAAAACTACTCCTTCCGACGGGTGCTTTCATTCTTCTTGCGAGTGCCGCATTTTCACAGACGACGTTTAACAGTGACGGTACCAGTATTTTTGATGGGGCGAATTGGGATAATGGACTCCCGAACTCTGGCGGCGCAGGAACTATCAATGGCGGAACCGGGACAGGCAGTGCGACCCAGTCAAACACATGGATATCCGGCTCGTCGGTTACCATTGGTGGTGGCGCCGTCTTGACGCTTGGAACTGATTTCGGGGCTACGGGAGGCACAGCCACCGTAAATGATGCGACGGTTAATGCGACCGACGACGTATTCTCTGGTACCAACGGAACCATTATCTTTAATTCCGGTAGTGCTTCCTCGGCGGGGGATGATTTTCAAGCGCAAGGCGGAGGGGGCACCATTACGATTCATGGTGGGACACACACGGCGGGTGATCTGGTTGGCTCCCAGTCGGGGACGAACTCCTTCAATATGACGGGCGGTCAAATCACTGCGGGGAACTACCAATTGGATGGGGACTCTAATTCGATCGGTGGTTCGGCTGTATTGTTGAGTGAAGACGGTACGGCTGTGCTTAGCATGCTTGGTGCGACTGATATTACTTCGGATTGGACCGGCTCTTGGAATGTTGGCTCTTTCTCTGGTACCGCATGGCGGGATGAACTGATTGGCGGCGGCTGGACCTTCGACTCCGCTGCGATTGATGGGGCGGTTTTTGACGCAAACTTTTCCGTGTCGGGTGATGGGGCCACCTTAAGTCTGGTTCCCGAACCCTCTACCTTTGGCGTCTTGATCGGATTGTTCGCGATGACGACATCCGCCGTGCTTCGCCGCCGCAAATAA